CGCAGAGCCAGCTGAACACCAATGGTCTGGTCATGGTTGATACCTTCCAGCCCTTGTACTTGCTGCAGAGCGCGGATCAGAGCAACACCACCGCCAGGAACCACGCCTTCTTCGACCGCTGCACGAGTAGCATGCAAGGCGTCTTCAACGCGTGCTTTCTTCTCTTTCATTTCAACTTCAGAAGCAGCACCCACTTTAATGACAGCTACGCCGCCAGCCAGTTTAGCCACACGCTCCTGCAGCTTTTCTTTGTCGTAGTCGCTAGTTGAGTTTTCGATTTCGCGACGGATCTGCTCAACACGTGCCTTGATATCGTCTGCCACACCAGCACCATCAACGATGGTGGTTTCTTCTTTGGTCAGGGTAACGCGCTTAGCTGTACCCAGGTGCTCCAGAGTAGTGGTATCCAGGGACAGACCCACTTCCTCAGAGATCACAGTACCACCAGTCAGAATGGCGATATCCTGCAGCATTGCTTTACGACGATCACCAAAGCCTGGAGCCTTAGCAGCTGCAACTTTAATGATACCGCGCATGTTGTTGACAACCAGAGTTGCCAGCGCTTCGCCTTCCACATCTTCAGCGATGATCAGCAGAGGTTTACCAGCCTTGGCAACACCTTCCAGTACGGGCAGCAGATCGCGGATATTGGAGATCTTTTTGTCTACCAGCAGAATAAAGGGGCTTTCCAGCTCTGCAGACATATTTTCCTGGTTGTTGATGAAGTAGGGAGACAGGTAGCCACGATCAAACTGCATACCTTCTACAACATCCAGCTCGTTTTCGAAGCTGTTGCCCTCTTCGACGGTGATAACACCCTCTTTACCTACTTTTTCCATCGCGCGGGCGATGATTTCACCGATTGATTCGTCACCGTTTGCGGAGATGGTACCAACCTGAGCAATAGCTTTGGTATCAGTGCAAGGCTTGGCCAGTTTTTTCAGCTCTTCAACAACAGCAACAGTTGCCTTATCGATACCGCGCTTCAGATCCATTGGATTCATGCCAGCGGCAACAGATTTCAGACCTTCGTTAACGATAGCCTGAGCCAGAACGGTTGCAGTAGTAGTACCGTCACCAGCGTTGTCGTTCGCCTGAGAAGCGACTTCCTTGACCATCTGTGCGCCCATGTTTTCGAACTTGTCTTTCAGTTCGATTTCTTTGGCAACAGAAACACCGTCTTTAGTTACGGTAGGAGCGCCGAAGGACTTTTCCAGCACAACGTTACGGCCTTTAGGGCCCAGAGTTACTTTTACTGCATCAGCCAGAATATTGACGCCGGCCTGCATTTTGGCACGAGCTGACTGACCAAATTTTACTTCTTTAGCTGCCATAATCTCAGAATCCTAATTTCACTTGATTGGAAACAGTTAGTACGAAAGCGGTCGCAATTACTTCTCAACGACTGCGTAGACTTCGCTTTCTTTCAGGATCAACAGTTCTTCACCATTCACTTTGATGGTGTTGCTGTATGGTCCGAACAGCACAACGTCACCTACTTTGACGTCTAGTGCTTGTACTTCACCATTTTCCAAACGACGACCAGGGCCAACCGCAACAACTTCGCCCTGATTTGGTTTTTCCGCAGCACTACCAGGCAGAACGATGCCGCCAGCAGATTTGGTTTCTTCTTCTTTGCGGCGAACAACCACACGATCATGCAAGGGACGAATGTTCATGCTTACTAATCTCCCAGACACTTATTAAGTCTTAGTGTTGAATTACCGGCAAAGCCGGAGCCTTTTATTCGTGACTCCCAAGATGGGGCCAGCACATTGCTTTTCAACACCCAATCAAGATTTTTTTTAAATATTTTTTGACGTATGCGTGAACAGGAAATAACGCGTCACTCCTTACGTTCGAACTCACCGTCCAGAGTGATGGGTCTGTGCGGCGCCGTACTCTGCTCACCCTGACGCTTGTCATTTTCCGCGACAAATACGGTCTCGCCCTGCGGCGTATGAGTTTCATCAAAACCTCGCTGATCAAACCCACCAAAAGGTGAAAAGCCCTGCCCTGCTCCAGCTACTTTTACGTGCTTTGCAGCCCAACGAATGACAGCAGCTCGCGTAGCAGGCAGCAGGCAGAGCAGCCCAATCACGTCAGTCATCACCCCTGGAGTAAGTAGCAACACGCCACCCAAGCCGATACAAAGTCCTTCTACCATTTCCTTGGCAGGAAGCTCTCCACGGCGCATTTTTTCCTGTGCTCGCCAGAGAGCTGCAGCCCCTTGCTTACGCAAAATATAGCTACCCAACAGGGCGGTTCCGATCACCAGCAAAAGGGTACTGAATACCCCTATCGTCTGTCCTACCTTGATGAGCAATGCCAACTCCACCATGGGAATGATGATCAGCAACGGAAATAGAAAGCGCATAGACAATACCCACGATTGTTACAAAACAGACAGTGGCAACGACTCTGCTGCTACTGGATATACATGAGAGATGGATGCCAGGCAGAGGAAGTTAAACTGCCCTTCACAAAAAAGCGACACTTTGTCTGGCTTTGATAAATATGCGTTCTGATCATTCCTTCCAGCTTCTACCTCGTGACCTATGTCTATTGCCTGATTCTCGCCTTTCGCCCATGCTCTTCGTGGTGCAATGCACAAACCAACACCGGTTAACATCGGACTTGTAATCGTATTCCCCAGTTGCCGTCTGGCATGGCGACATTCCATGTAGGAGAGAGATATGGACCTCAAAGGCAAGACAGTCGCCATCACCGGTGGCGCCCAGGGACTTGGCCTGGCAATGGCTTATAACGTTGCTGCC
This Pokkaliibacter sp. MBI-7 DNA region includes the following protein-coding sequences:
- the groL gene encoding chaperonin GroEL (60 kDa chaperone family; promotes refolding of misfolded polypeptides especially under stressful conditions; forms two stacked rings of heptamers to form a barrel-shaped 14mer; ends can be capped by GroES; misfolded proteins enter the barrel where they are refolded when GroES binds) — translated: MAAKEVKFGQSARAKMQAGVNILADAVKVTLGPKGRNVVLEKSFGAPTVTKDGVSVAKEIELKDKFENMGAQMVKEVASQANDNAGDGTTTATVLAQAIVNEGLKSVAAGMNPMDLKRGIDKATVAVVEELKKLAKPCTDTKAIAQVGTISANGDESIGEIIARAMEKVGKEGVITVEEGNSFENELDVVEGMQFDRGYLSPYFINNQENMSAELESPFILLVDKKISNIRDLLPVLEGVAKAGKPLLIIAEDVEGEALATLVVNNMRGIIKVAAAKAPGFGDRRKAMLQDIAILTGGTVISEEVGLSLDTTTLEHLGTAKRVTLTKEETTIVDGAGVADDIKARVEQIRREIENSTSDYDKEKLQERVAKLAGGVAVIKVGAASEVEMKEKKARVEDALHATRAAVEEGVVPGGGVALIRALQQVQGLEGINHDQTIGVQLALRAMEAPLRQIVANAGDEASVVVDKTKQGEGNFGYNAATGVYGDMIEMGILDPAKVTRSALQAAASVAGLMITTEAMVGEIPEEKPAAPDMGGMGGMGGMGMM
- a CDS encoding co-chaperone GroES; this encodes MNIRPLHDRVVVRRKEEETKSAGGIVLPGSAAEKPNQGEVVAVGPGRRLENGEVQALDVKVGDVVLFGPYSNTIKVNGEELLILKESEVYAVVEK
- a CDS encoding FxsA family protein, with the protein product MRFLFPLLIIIPMVELALLIKVGQTIGVFSTLLLVIGTALLGSYILRKQGAAALWRAQEKMRRGELPAKEMVEGLCIGLGGVLLLTPGVMTDVIGLLCLLPATRAAVIRWAAKHVKVAGAGQGFSPFGGFDQRGFDETHTPQGETVFVAENDKRQGEQSTAPHRPITLDGEFERKE